The following are from one region of the Cyanobium gracile PCC 6307 genome:
- a CDS encoding addiction module protein, with amino-acid sequence MSLEDKLEAMELLWADLSATPDQVVSPAWHRDELGRRRNQLEQGSARFQSWNDAMTDLKAELRGYQAP; translated from the coding sequence ATGAGTCTGGAAGACAAACTTGAGGCGATGGAACTCCTATGGGCGGATCTCTCCGCCACGCCCGATCAGGTCGTATCGCCTGCCTGGCATCGCGATGAATTAGGGCGGCGCCGCAACCAGCTCGAGCAGGGTTCCGCCCGGTTTCAGTCTTGGAACGACGCCATGACTGACCTCAAGGCTGAGCTTCGTGGATATCAGGCTCCTTGA
- a CDS encoding BrnT family toxin produces the protein MIRFDPAKRLRKLEQRGLDFLDAEAVFAGPTIEVPDRRRDYGEVRIVCIGWLRGRAVIVVYTERNGIRHIISMRKANEREQRHLFPDFS, from the coding sequence GTGATCCGCTTTGACCCGGCCAAGCGCCTGCGAAAGCTGGAGCAGCGCGGCCTGGATTTTCTCGATGCTGAGGCTGTCTTCGCCGGCCCAACGATCGAGGTCCCCGATCGAAGGCGAGACTATGGTGAAGTCAGAATCGTCTGCATTGGATGGCTGCGGGGTCGCGCCGTGATCGTGGTCTACACGGAGCGCAACGGCATCAGGCACATCATCTCCATGCGAAAGGCCAATGAACGAGAGCAACGTCATTTATTCCCCGACTTCTCCTGA
- a CDS encoding AAA family ATPase — MRIDWLWIDEYKNLRDLTINFSQDHLITVLIGRNGTGKSNVLEALTVIFRDLLTNEKIPTIKYRIAYEIRDRWMFIDADPHRKVSYKAKTIRKSDQQKPYPVGASFDDLGGAPISRSKLVGEKSEHLPQFLFGYYSGENKRIKPLFYPYLRGYDFKLRGGINPGPKRMFFAEPVHSNFVLLTFIVNNKRQTEDFLQKRLGLEEGGIESVLFVLKQPYWYKKNAADGDKRFWNSRGIVRDFLARLYELSLAPIRIRRREVYSLGRSRTLEYLYLFLKDIDALKELSKEKTFAEFFRDLESTHVSDLIDEVRIRIKLKKNDGSVTFRELSEGEQQLLTVLGLLQFTSAEESLFLLDEPDTHLNPRWSVEYLQDIRDFLADANDINQTSHVLLATHNPIAVAELVKEQVQILKRDSESQVITAVPPDIHPRGMGYAGVMTSDMFDLSAALDTYTQALLQNKRSISSKQVLSDDDKQELKKLTEELETYGFRYQVRDPAIRDQLMAGMNRSAALSTYSSSDLLDSEEEKADRLIKKALGDLPGSDRDA; from the coding sequence ATGCGGATCGACTGGCTTTGGATAGACGAATACAAGAATTTAAGGGATTTGACGATCAATTTCTCTCAAGACCATCTTATCACGGTCCTGATTGGTCGAAATGGTACCGGCAAATCGAATGTTCTCGAAGCTTTGACGGTTATATTTAGAGATCTCCTGACTAATGAGAAAATCCCAACGATCAAGTATCGAATCGCCTACGAGATTCGAGATCGTTGGATGTTTATCGATGCGGATCCTCATAGAAAAGTTTCTTATAAGGCAAAGACAATTCGCAAGAGTGATCAGCAGAAGCCTTATCCGGTGGGTGCCTCGTTCGATGATTTGGGTGGCGCTCCGATCAGTCGCTCGAAGCTGGTAGGCGAAAAGTCAGAGCACTTGCCGCAATTTCTCTTTGGCTATTACTCGGGCGAGAATAAAAGGATAAAGCCCCTTTTTTACCCTTATCTCAGGGGTTACGATTTCAAACTTAGAGGCGGCATCAACCCGGGACCGAAGCGCATGTTCTTCGCTGAACCTGTGCACAGCAATTTTGTGTTACTGACGTTCATCGTGAATAACAAAAGGCAGACCGAAGATTTCTTGCAAAAGCGACTTGGCCTGGAGGAGGGCGGAATTGAGTCCGTGCTGTTTGTGCTTAAGCAGCCCTATTGGTACAAGAAGAATGCTGCCGACGGTGATAAAAGATTCTGGAACTCTAGAGGTATAGTACGTGATTTTCTCGCCAGGCTGTATGAACTCTCATTGGCACCAATTCGCATTAGGAGACGGGAAGTGTATAGCCTAGGCCGATCTCGGACGCTTGAGTATCTATATCTTTTTCTCAAAGATATCGACGCCCTCAAGGAGCTGTCAAAAGAGAAGACATTTGCTGAGTTTTTCCGCGACCTTGAGAGCACCCACGTGTCCGACCTAATCGATGAGGTGCGGATCAGGATCAAACTGAAGAAGAACGACGGCTCTGTAACGTTCCGCGAGCTGAGCGAAGGGGAACAGCAGTTACTGACCGTGCTTGGATTACTTCAGTTCACCTCTGCGGAGGAAAGCCTATTCCTTTTGGACGAGCCAGATACGCATCTGAATCCACGGTGGAGTGTTGAATACCTTCAAGATATCCGTGATTTTCTTGCCGATGCTAATGACATTAACCAGACCAGTCATGTACTTCTGGCTACTCATAACCCTATTGCCGTTGCGGAGCTGGTGAAGGAGCAGGTACAGATTTTGAAGAGGGATAGCGAGTCTCAAGTGATTACTGCTGTTCCTCCTGATATTCATCCCAGAGGGATGGGCTATGCCGGTGTCATGACCAGTGATATGTTTGATCTCAGTGCTGCACTTGACACCTATACCCAGGCACTTCTTCAAAACAAGAGGAGCATTAGCTCGAAGCAGGTTTTAAGTGACGATGATAAGCAAGAGCTGAAGAAGCTCACAGAAGAGCTTGAGACCTACGGATTCAGGTACCAAGTACGTGATCCCGCAATACGAGATCAGCTGATGGCTGGTATGAATCGTAGTGCTGCCCTGTCAACTTATTCCAGTTCTGACCTCCTTGATTCTGAAGAAGAGAAAGCTGACAGACTCATCAAGAAGGCTCTAGGTGATCTGCCAGGGAGTGATAGAGATGCGTGA
- a CDS encoding HIT family protein — translation MGLNSGVAAGQTVLHAHWHLIPRREGDCEQPLGGVRGVIPSRQAY, via the coding sequence GTGGGTCTGAACTCAGGCGTCGCGGCGGGGCAGACGGTGTTGCATGCCCACTGGCATCTGATCCCGAGAAGGGAGGGTGATTGTGAGCAGCCGCTGGGAGGGGTGCGGGGGGTGATCCCGTCGAGACAGGCCTACTGA
- a CDS encoding restriction endonuclease subunit S produces the protein MEERDLPVGWAMATVGELTNVGPKNETADETEVGFVPLQRLGVTYLSRHTHEPRVWKEVKKGYTQFQNGDVLLARITPSFENGKAGIARDLPNGLGAGSTEYIVFRPFADALDPRYLLAHFKTRSFLTSGEMVMTGAVGQQRVPKAFVLESQLPLAPLNEQRRIAAKLDTTLAAVEACRQRLDGVAAILKRFRQAVLAAATSGELTREWREERPDSIDAAGLARYLRTNHQNSGGHRAGNAAPPTEGVHDLSNQDFPDGWQLVCLRDIVKPERPITYGILKPGPELSNGIPYVRVADYPGNKLSLDGIRKTSQEIDELYKRSRLELGDLLISIRGTVGRLISIPAELIGANITQDSARLSIQEVVDSSYIMIALQSEILQSRMRRAIKGVAVRGINIGDVRALQIPLPSIEEQEEVSRRVNDLISLSDQLEAKLSAARKIVDRLTSALLAKAFRGELVVQDPSDEPAWELLERIRASRQADAAAGKPSRRGRHKPLAHSELSSLAPTPVPTDEPSRVFLVRTGDETTQGEKSPSRVSKPKPTDNLKGWSPMQKDLIQILEQHQTWISASTACEEMGISDGSSSDDLELFYSQLKEQVEDGLVDVQRRVDEDWLKLSSLKVA, from the coding sequence ATGGAGGAGCGGGATTTGCCGGTGGGCTGGGCCATGGCAACGGTCGGGGAGCTGACAAATGTAGGGCCGAAGAATGAAACTGCTGATGAGACGGAGGTGGGATTCGTTCCGCTTCAAAGGCTCGGGGTTACTTATCTGTCTAGACACACGCACGAACCACGAGTGTGGAAGGAGGTAAAGAAGGGGTATACACAATTTCAGAACGGAGATGTCTTGCTTGCCCGCATCACTCCGAGCTTCGAGAATGGGAAAGCTGGTATCGCCAGAGATCTCCCGAACGGGCTTGGCGCTGGCAGCACTGAATACATCGTCTTCCGTCCTTTTGCTGATGCGTTAGATCCTCGATATCTTCTGGCCCATTTTAAGACGAGATCCTTCTTGACCAGCGGAGAAATGGTCATGACTGGAGCCGTGGGACAACAGCGTGTTCCCAAGGCATTTGTACTCGAAAGCCAGTTACCACTTGCACCTCTCAATGAACAACGCCGCATCGCCGCCAAGCTTGACACCACCCTCGCCGCTGTCGAGGCCTGCCGCCAGCGGCTCGATGGCGTGGCGGCGATCCTCAAGCGCTTTCGTCAGGCGGTGCTGGCGGCGGCGACGTCGGGGGAGTTGACGCGGGAGTGGAGAGAAGAGAGACCAGATAGCATTGATGCTGCCGGATTAGCGAGATATCTGAGAACCAATCATCAGAATTCTGGAGGTCACAGGGCTGGCAACGCTGCTCCTCCAACAGAAGGCGTACATGACCTAAGTAATCAAGACTTTCCTGATGGATGGCAGCTTGTTTGCTTGAGGGACATTGTTAAGCCCGAGCGGCCTATAACCTATGGGATTCTGAAGCCAGGCCCTGAGCTTTCAAATGGCATTCCATATGTTCGGGTTGCCGACTATCCGGGAAACAAGCTGAGCCTTGATGGCATCCGAAAAACTTCACAAGAAATAGACGAGCTGTATAAACGATCGCGCCTTGAGCTTGGTGACCTCTTGATTTCAATCAGAGGAACAGTGGGTCGTCTGATCTCAATTCCTGCAGAGCTGATCGGCGCAAATATAACACAGGACTCCGCCAGGTTGTCAATTCAAGAGGTGGTCGACTCTTCCTACATCATGATTGCTCTTCAATCCGAAATCCTTCAGTCGCGCATGAGACGCGCCATTAAAGGCGTTGCAGTAAGAGGTATCAATATTGGAGATGTGCGCGCTTTGCAGATACCACTTCCTTCCATTGAGGAGCAAGAGGAAGTTTCTCGGCGCGTGAATGATTTAATCTCCCTCTCTGATCAACTCGAAGCCAAGCTCAGCGCTGCCCGCAAGATTGTCGATCGCCTTACGTCTGCCCTACTGGCCAAGGCTTTTCGCGGTGAGCTGGTGGTCCAGGATCCCAGCGACGAACCCGCGTGGGAGCTGCTGGAACGGATCCGGGCGTCCCGTCAGGCGGACGCCGCTGCAGGCAAACCCTCGCGGCGCGGGCGGCACAAGCCCTTAGCCCACTCGGAACTGAGCTCCCTTGCTCCCACCCCTGTTCCAACCGATGAGCCATCCAGGGTATTTTTAGTACGAACAGGCGACGAGACGACCCAGGGTGAAAAAAGTCCCAGCCGCGTCAGCAAGCCCAAGCCTACAGATAATCTCAAAGGATGGAGTCCAATGCAGAAAGACCTGATTCAGATACTTGAACAGCACCAGACCTGGATATCTGCCTCAACGGCTTGCGAGGAGATGGGTATTTCTGATGGTTCGTCATCTGACGATCTGGAGCTGTTTTATAGCCAGCTCAAGGAGCAAGTCGAAGATGGTCTCGTTGATGTTCAGCGGCGTGTTGATGAAGATTGGTTGAAACTGTCGAGTCTCAAGGTGGCCTAA
- a CDS encoding N-6 DNA methylase, which yields MAETTTHSIVAKLWNLCNVLKDDGVTYHQYVTELTYLLFLKMAKETGREEGIPAEWRWDVLETLQGLSQFNHYKELLLKLGSSSQSNEGPEEEEPEEEEKDASPVSPIVTEIYANASTFIKKPVTLKKLVDEIDKLDWYSARQEGLGDLYEGLLQKNAEEKKSGAGQYFTPRPLIDAMVAVMQPRLGDVIQDPAAGTGGFLIAAQRWIRDHQEISELDTAQQKQFYERTFYGMEHVQDTHRLALMNLMLHGLDSSPGKHGIWYGDTLGSDGQGLPPATLILTNPPFGTKKGGGLPSRTDFTFPTSNKQFCFLQHIYRALKPGGRSAVVLPDNVLFEGNVGKQIRADLMDKCNLHTILRLPTGIFYAQGVKTNVLFFTRGSSDRGNTKEVWVYDLRANMPAFGKRTPLTRENFAEFEAAYGHDPLGLAPRTASGPEGRWQCFNREEIAARGDSLDLAWLKDDSTEDGADLPEPALLAQEAMVELEGALEDLRAILLELGEEVEELV from the coding sequence ATGGCAGAGACCACTACACACAGCATCGTCGCCAAGCTCTGGAACCTCTGCAACGTTCTGAAAGACGACGGGGTCACGTATCACCAGTACGTGACAGAGCTCACTTACCTCCTGTTCCTGAAGATGGCCAAGGAGACAGGCCGGGAAGAGGGCATTCCGGCGGAATGGCGCTGGGACGTGCTGGAGACCCTGCAGGGCCTCAGCCAGTTCAATCATTACAAAGAGCTGCTGCTGAAGCTGGGCAGCTCATCCCAGTCCAACGAAGGGCCGGAAGAAGAAGAACCGGAAGAAGAAGAAAAGGATGCCAGCCCTGTCTCGCCCATCGTCACTGAGATCTACGCCAACGCCAGTACCTTCATCAAGAAGCCGGTCACGCTTAAAAAGCTGGTCGACGAAATCGACAAGCTCGATTGGTACAGCGCTCGCCAGGAAGGCCTGGGCGATCTGTATGAGGGTTTGCTGCAGAAGAACGCCGAGGAGAAGAAATCCGGGGCAGGCCAGTACTTCACCCCCCGGCCATTGATCGATGCCATGGTGGCGGTGATGCAACCACGGCTGGGGGATGTAATCCAGGATCCGGCCGCCGGCACCGGAGGTTTTCTGATTGCGGCTCAGCGGTGGATCCGCGACCACCAAGAGATCAGCGAGCTGGATACGGCGCAGCAGAAGCAGTTCTACGAGCGCACCTTCTACGGCATGGAGCACGTGCAGGACACGCACCGGCTGGCGCTGATGAACCTGATGCTGCACGGCCTGGATTCCAGCCCTGGGAAGCACGGCATCTGGTATGGCGACACCCTCGGTAGTGATGGCCAAGGGCTGCCTCCGGCCACTTTGATCCTCACCAATCCACCGTTCGGCACCAAGAAGGGCGGCGGCTTGCCGAGCCGCACCGATTTCACCTTCCCCACCAGCAACAAGCAGTTCTGCTTCCTGCAGCACATCTACCGGGCGCTGAAACCCGGCGGCCGGTCGGCGGTGGTACTTCCGGACAACGTGCTGTTCGAGGGCAACGTGGGCAAGCAGATCCGGGCGGACCTGATGGACAAGTGCAACCTGCACACGATCCTGCGCCTGCCCACAGGCATCTTCTACGCCCAGGGCGTGAAGACCAACGTGCTGTTCTTTACACGCGGCAGCAGCGATCGGGGCAACACCAAAGAAGTGTGGGTGTACGACCTGCGGGCCAACATGCCGGCCTTCGGCAAGCGCACCCCCCTCACCCGTGAGAACTTCGCAGAGTTCGAAGCGGCCTATGGCCACGATCCCCTGGGCCTGGCGCCGCGCACGGCCTCCGGGCCGGAAGGGCGCTGGCAGTGCTTCAACCGCGAGGAGATCGCCGCTCGTGGCGACAGCCTGGATCTGGCTTGGCTGAAGGACGATTCCACCGAAGATGGCGCCGACCTGCCGGAACCGGCGTTGCTGGCCCAGGAGGCGATGGTGGAGCTGGAAGGGGCGCTGGAGGATCTACGGGCGATCCTGTTGGAGCTAGGGGAAGAGGTGGAGGAGTTGGTGTGA
- a CDS encoding BrnT family toxin yields the protein MEFVFDPLKSDSSLAKHGIDFLAAQQLWNDSELLELPARTTGEPRSLVIGRIGLKHWSAVITYRDQSIRLISVRRSRPEEVELYEQF from the coding sequence ATGGAGTTCGTGTTCGATCCGCTCAAGAGTGACTCCAGCCTTGCCAAGCACGGCATCGACTTCCTTGCTGCCCAGCAGCTCTGGAACGATTCGGAGCTCCTGGAGCTTCCGGCCCGCACCACCGGGGAACCGAGATCTCTGGTGATCGGCAGGATTGGCCTCAAGCACTGGTCAGCCGTGATCACTTACCGCGACCAGAGCATCCGATTGATTTCCGTTCGGCGGTCCAGACCAGAAGAGGTGGAGCTCTATGAACAGTTCTGA
- a CDS encoding HNH endonuclease, whose protein sequence is MPSYWWVNHKQTYRQETDGGYIWSPKANANGARNVTYDNLSRCQRGDVVYSYANGRISQLGLVETAAITATKPPEFGTAGDNWSQEGWLVRVNWQPLRQALVPQSFFALLQPLLPERHSPISTSTGRGNQGVYLAGLSETLGLLLLKLIEEHADAAVRVHLVVLAEEGDYTAALLDDMQRLREVPSSTERDALTKARLGQGLFRHRVSELEPACRVTGLARQEFLVASHIKPWRSCDNSERLSGANGLLLSPHVDKLFDRHWISFDSCGELIWQHEAAGEALRCWGIEGANLIRPFNREQEAFLSAHREALRH, encoded by the coding sequence GTGCCCTCCTACTGGTGGGTGAACCACAAGCAGACCTACCGCCAGGAGACCGACGGCGGCTACATCTGGTCGCCGAAGGCCAATGCCAACGGCGCGCGCAACGTGACCTACGACAACCTCAGCCGCTGCCAGCGGGGGGATGTGGTGTACAGCTATGCCAATGGGCGGATCAGCCAGCTGGGCCTGGTGGAAACGGCGGCGATCACGGCCACCAAACCGCCGGAGTTCGGCACGGCCGGGGACAACTGGAGCCAGGAGGGCTGGTTGGTGCGGGTGAACTGGCAGCCGCTACGCCAGGCCCTGGTACCGCAGTCGTTTTTTGCGCTGCTGCAGCCGCTGCTGCCGGAACGCCACAGCCCGATCAGCACCAGCACAGGCCGGGGAAACCAGGGGGTGTACCTGGCAGGGCTGAGCGAAACCCTGGGGCTGCTGTTGCTGAAGCTGATCGAAGAGCACGCCGATGCCGCGGTGCGGGTGCACCTGGTGGTGCTGGCGGAAGAGGGCGACTACACCGCTGCGCTGCTCGATGACATGCAGCGGTTGCGGGAGGTGCCCAGCAGCACCGAGCGCGATGCGCTCACCAAGGCGCGGCTGGGGCAGGGTTTGTTTCGCCATCGGGTGTCGGAGCTAGAGCCGGCCTGCCGGGTCACGGGCCTGGCACGGCAGGAATTCCTGGTGGCGAGCCACATCAAGCCCTGGCGATCATGCGACAACAGCGAACGGCTGAGCGGCGCCAATGGCCTCCTGCTCTCCCCCCATGTGGACAAGCTGTTTGATCGCCACTGGATCAGCTTCGATTCATGCGGCGAGCTGATCTGGCAGCACGAGGCAGCAGGGGAGGCCTTGCGCTGCTGGGGCATCGAAGGAGCGAACCTGATCCGACCGTTCAACCGCGAGCAGGAGGCGTTCTTGAGTGCCCACCGAGAAGCCCTGAGGCACTGA